In Alosa sapidissima isolate fAloSap1 chromosome 5, fAloSap1.pri, whole genome shotgun sequence, the genomic stretch ctaagctatttatggttactgatatactccgagtctctggccctctcttagagccaggcatagtgagctggccctcggaagaaaaagtttggggaccactgccctAAACAATGGGCCACGATTGCCCCAAGACTGACTGCAGCTATCAGGGCctgtccgtccgtccgtccgtccacacacacacacacatagaaccgAGTGAATTAGCAGTTACTAGAACATCCTCACTCAATTAACCTCACAACCACCAACAAGAATTATTAACACTGACAACTTAATCACACAtctttgaataggcctacttttaacaCAGGGAGATGGTAGAGGCGAACTCACACAGTGACTAACAGCTTTAAAATCTCACATGCAGACCACTGATGAGAGACACGGTTTTCAGCAAGCGGAGAGCGTGACGCATGTGGAGGACGCTCACGGTGGCCACTAGCCAGGGAGCTCGTGATCCCATCCTACGTGTCCAAGCGCGTGGATGACATGAGGAGAAGAACGCATCGGAAGTATAACTAAAACGATATATCAAAATCACGAAGATATATATacgatatataaaaaaaaccgAGATATCAAAGATGGTATATACGCTCCTTCAATGATCCCATGGCTCCACGCGCTCCTTAATGACAAACTGCATGGTATAGATCGCCATGTCCGAGATCTGGATAATGCTGGAATGAGGTTTGGATCACAAGTTTGGTGACCTTGAGAAGCTTAAGATAGGCTAGCCTTCCTCAAAAAATTGTAATTCAATTTGCAGTCAGTCTCCGAAGAGCGTGTTCATGAGATGGCGAACATTATGGACTTATCAAACTATGAGTTTGCCATCACACCAGCAACGTAACACGGTTTAGTGAAACGACCGCCCATTTTGGTAAAACTCttgtaaagtaaaaaaaataaatacatatatatatatatatatatattatatatatatatatatatataatatattcccagctctggaaaaaaatcaAGAGacaactgcacatttttctgatgtcatagttgctgagtgacattcaaatgagttgatggatggatggatggatggatctcACAATGACACCTCCCATAACCCGTTTGAAAATATATAGTAACAGTGAtgggaataataaaaaaacctcTGAGCTAACAGCAGATACTCTGCAGACAGAGTCCCATTAGAAAGAGCCACAGATATACTTCACAGGGCCCTTAGTGTCGGGCAGGCAAGTGGCTCTTAACCCTTATGTCTGACTGTAAAATACCGTTTCATGAAAATATGGCACATTTCTGTGTACCACTCTGGGACTACTCTCAATCTCTGAGTTACTCCTTCAACTCTGTCTTCAGTGGTCATGGAACATTCCGCTGTAGAACTGGACCAATCACAGAGTTGTGACCCAGGTGGAACTCCAGGGCAGACGCCACTTACCCAATAGCATTCTCAGTCCTCGCCAAACATCACAAAGTGATTGTTGTAGCCTTCTAACAAGCTATGAATATTGAAATGACGACATTAATATTTCACCCAAACTGAATCAAAACACAGTAGGCTAGCATGATCTCCCATTTTTAATTAAGTACACCAGAAACAGCTGACAGCGCCAGTCAAAGGAAAGCAGCATTCAGGAATGTCCAAATCACCATGCCTCTCTACATGGATCACAATTTagaaacaaacactcacacacacgcacacgcgcacacacacacacacacacacacacacacactctacatggTTAGGGCTACTTTATCGATGAACTTGGCGAGTTTGATGTCCCTCTTGGAGAGGCCTCCACATGCGTGTGTAGTTAATGTGATCTGGACCTGCGGGCAAAAGCAGAAAATCCCGTCAATAAAAGCTGAATTTCCTTCCTACACCCACTACAGACCTCACAGCCCACTCACAAGCTTCCTACACCCACTACAGACCTCACAGCCCACTCACAAGCTTCCTACACCCACTACAGACCTCACAGCCCACTCACAAGCTTCCTACACCCACTACAGACCTCACAGCCCACTCACAAGCTTCCTACACCCACTACAGACCTCACAGCCCACTCACAAGCTTCCTACACCCACTACAGACCTCACAGTCCACTCACAAGCTTCCTACACCCACTACAGACCTCACAGCCCACTCACAAGCTTCCTACACCCACTACAGACCTCACAGCCCACTCACAAGCTTCCTACACCCACTACAGACCTCACAGCCCACTCACAAGCTTCCTACACCCACTACAGACCTCACAGCCCACTCACAAGCTTCCTACACCCACTACAGACCTCACAGCCCACTCACAAGCTTCCTACACCCACTACAGACCTCACAGCCCACTCACAAGCTTCCTACACCCAGTACAGACCTCACAGCCCACTCACAAGCTTCCTACACCCAGTACAGACCTCACAGCCCACTCACAAGCTTCCTACACCCAGTACAGACCTCACAGCCCACTCACAAGCTTCCTACACCCAGTACAGACCTCACAGCCCACTCACAAGCTTCCTACACCCAGTACAGACCTCACAGCCCACTCACAAGCTTCCTACACCCAGTACAGACCTCACAGCCCACTCACAAGCTTCCTACACCCAGTACAGACCTCACAGCCCACTCACAAGCTTCCTACACCCACTACAGACCTCACAGCCCACTCACAAGCTTCCTACACCCACTACAGACCTCACAGCCCACTCACAAGCTTCCTACACCCACTACAGACCTCACAGCCCACTCACAAGCTTCCTACACCCACTACAGACCTCACAGCCCACTCACAAGCTTCCTACACCCACTACAGACCTCACAGCCCACTCACAAGCTTCCTACACCCACTACAGACCTCACAGCCCACTCACAAGCTTCCTACACCCACTACAGACCTCACAGCCCACTCACAAGCTTCCTACACCCACTACAGACCTCACAGCCCACTCACAAGCTTCCTACACCCACTACAGACCTCACAGCCCACTCACAAGCTTCCTACACCCAGTACAGACCTCACAGCCCACTCACAAGCTTCCTACACCCAGTACAGACCTCACAGCCCACTCACAAGCTTCCTACACCCAGTACAGACCTCACAGCCCACTCACAAGCTTCCTACACCCAGTACAGACCTCACAGTCCACTCACAAGCcgacttctgtgtgtgtgtgtgtgtgtgtgtgagagagagagaggcttgagATCATAGAACCTGCCCCGTCCTGCGGTGGTTTTCATAAAGAGTGGATTACAGGGTAAATTCctttccttacacacacacacacacacagactaaataGATTTGCACTCACCGACTTTATTATGTTATAGCTACTGGCACTTTCACcaacacagaaagaaagaaagaaagaatgaatgaataatgtaagaAGTAGCAGCAGATTAAACAAGAAAAAAGACTAAACAaagaaacagaatgtgataaataGTGACAgggagtgggtgagagagggagggagagagagggagagagagagggagagatgagagagagagagagaaaagataaagagaggggTAGTGCTCTACAGAAGATTTTCTCTTGAAAATATCTGGATTACTTTCTcaatcctctctccctcttctctttcccaGCTAGtccataccaacacacacacacacacacacacacacacacacgcacacgcgcgcacacgcacacacgcacacacacgcacacacaatcctTTTCCCATCTTTCCCAGCAGTGTTTCCAGTAGGACTCTAATCCACAAAGACCCAGTAAAGCCTGCAATGTTCCTTAgcaaccgcccccccccccccccccccccctaatctccctcttgcgcacacacacacacacacacgcacgcagacacagacacagacacacacctgtatAGACATCATGACAACACCACACAAATCTGTGTCAAAGacagtacacagtacacacaattTCTATTTATGTTTTCTCTtctcacaatttctatctatgCACGCACAGTTGCAAACTAGTTTACGCACTTAGACACTTCTGCGTACACCCACAGCCCAACCACATAGTCCAATGCAAACAGACATAgtttaacacactcacacacactcaggaacacacacatcgctcctcacactcacatacaaaacatatccttcatacacacacaaatgtacctTTACTCTTGtgccataccataccatactcatacacaatctcacaagacacacacacacacacacacacaatctcatgacacacacacacacacaaatatatgacACACAAAAGTATACACACACCttgttataaacattgaacCACTCAGGGTGATGGTTCATCCTCTCTGCTTGTAGGGCTACTCGTGACATGAAGCCAAATGCCTAAAGAGtgataaagagagggatggacagaagagagggaggaaaggatggagggagagagggagagaaagagagaagagagggatggagggagaccgacagaaggaaggagagagtgggagaaaaaAATGAGAGCATTAGGAGTGCAGAACAGGAAACGAGagatgtgtgtggggtgtgtgtgtagagggataAAGAAAGGTCTGGTAGAGACAAAGGCTGGGGGAGGGGCAGAGAAACATGACTTTGGGCATTAGTACCTTATACCTTACcttcatgagagagagagagagagagagaggatgagagagaggagagagagagagagagagagagagagagagagagagaggagagagagagagagagagagaaatgttgaTGTTTTTTACTTAGTTTGTTTTTGTGGAATATAACCCTTCTGTTTTGGCAGCTTTGTACATgaacagtcatgccaataaatgtGTCAGGCAGAGTTTGCTGGCTGATTTGGATGTGCACCCTCAGAGTGATGGAATGAGAAtaaacacaccgacacacacgcattgacacacacgcacacacaccgacaACACACATGCGgtgcctacccccccccccctgtattTGGGGTCTCGTGTGTCTTCCAATCAGCACAGATCCCGAGCGGCTCGGCTGTGATTCGGGGGAATTCTAATTATCGGTAAAGAGCCGGGGGAACCCCTGGCGCAGGCTGAGCGAGCGAGCGACCAATTGGACGGCAGGCCGGCCAGTCAGTCAATCCTTAGCAATTTCCCTGGGCAATCTCAATTAAGCCCCTAAACGCTTCCTTCACTAATTACCTCCACTGAACTGCCCTTGTTCCCCCACCCGCCATCTTTACTTGCCCTCCGCTccgcagacgcgcacacacacgcgcacacacacgcacgcacacacgcacgcacacacgcacacacacacgcacacacacacgcacacacacacgcacacacacacgcacacacacacgcacacacgcacacacacacacacacacacacacacgcacacacacacacacacgcacacacgcacgcgcacacacacacacacacgcgcacacgcacacacacacacgcgcacacgcacacacacacacgcgcacacacacacacacacgcgcacacacacaggcgcacatgcgcacacacccacacacccacacacccacacacccacacacccacacacccacacacccacacacccacactcctgTGCCTAGCCTGAGCCTTATAACCAATTACAGCGCAGCGGAAATCACGCTTCAGCAGTGCCGCGTTCCAAGCCAATTTGGACAAGtccacccccccacccgccaacacacacacacacacacacacacacacgccactctCACACTCAGCCTAATGCAACACGATCAGCGTCCCGATCAAATTGGCTATCAAGGAAACAATCTCCTGATCAATTGAAGTAATTGACATATTCCTGCAACTTGACCCTGCCGCCAATTAGAGACGGCAGCCTGCTTCTCCTCAACTCTCATTAGAAGCGCAGGCCATTATTAAATGGCTGGCCAAtcggcaggcagacacacacacacacacagacagacacggaGAGTGGCTCGGCTGACAGACAGCCTACACTTTCTACTGAGAGTTGTCTTTTGGGAGTGTTCAGTAGCAGCCTTTTTCTCGCTCAAACTAATTTCTTAAACATGGAGAAATGTCAATAAACAACATGTCAATAAACAACACAGTGAAGGGCTGGAGTTACCAAatatggcctgtgtgtgtgtgagggttatGCTTAGATACATAACAGTTTGGCACAATCAAAGTTTTGTTAGATCTTAATTCTCTGTGTCAGACGAGTGACTATTTGTTGACTCTGATGACAATGGGGAGGTGAATGTGATGGCACGAGGGGGGTTCTACACCGAGATCAAACATGGAACCCACACAGGTGACATGGAACCGGGAGAACTGCAGAACTCCCACTCTCTGCCCAATCCATCACACAATCACATCGCCATACATGCCctactctctgtctgtctgtctgtctctctctcatacacacacacagatacacagagacacacacacacacacacacacacacacacacacacacagacacacatgcatgctgtcCTGTCAGTCTCTGGTAATTTACTGTGACACTCCGCAGACTCGGTGTTGAACTAATCAGAACCACCCGGTGGAGTGCcccgccctcacacacacacacacccccccatcccacacacacgcacacgcacacaaccccTACCCCATCCTTGTGGAGCATTATGGGTGATTACCGCGTGATTGTCATAAAATGCTGGATGAGACATCGGAGTGAagttacacgcacgcacacacacgcacacacacacacacacacacacacacacacacacacgtgtgcacacacacgctaacacacataggcgctcacatgcgcacacacacacacacacacacacacacatctcttatTTTCAGATTGGTTTGGCCAAGCAATTGAGAGGAGATTAGGTATGCACAACTATGCCAAGAAccccacacacatcatacagaaTCACTCATATCCTCTGTTCAGCCTGTATCAATAttacaccacgcacacacacagcacacacacagcacacacacagcacacacacagcacacacacacagagttgaaaTATGAATAGTGAAAGACTGACATAATGTGATATGCCATCTACAATACTGATGCCAATAGAGCAGCTTCCTCTACGTTCCAAACATGCCCATTAGCACTG encodes the following:
- the LOC121709172 gene encoding pterin-4-alpha-carbinolamine dehydratase 2-like isoform X4; translated protein: MRWLMFTTLSTRHLWPNLLSKSVDRTPLQRIFSAKMAFGFMSRVALQAERMNHHPEWFNVYNKVQITLTTHACGGLSKRDIKLAKFIDKVALTM
- the LOC121709172 gene encoding pterin-4-alpha-carbinolamine dehydratase 2-like isoform X5 → MSRVALQAERMNHHPEWFNVYNKVQITLTTHACGGLSKRDIKLAKFIDKVALTM
- the LOC121709172 gene encoding pterin-4-alpha-carbinolamine dehydratase 2-like isoform X3; amino-acid sequence: MDTHWLTPAEREQQLLELKATGWVEMEERDAIYKELTFKTFNQAFGFMSRVALQAERMNHHPEWFNVYNKVQITLTTHACGGLSKRDIKLAKFIDKVALTM
- the LOC121709172 gene encoding pterin-4-alpha-carbinolamine dehydratase 2-like isoform X2, translated to MSALLGFKKCACHLPLPHLVHTSFTSRSFRAAQKYLPRGSYSVRPCRSSRKFQAFGFMSRVALQAERMNHHPEWFNVYNKVQITLTTHACGGLSKRDIKLAKFIDKVALTM